A DNA window from Kitasatospora atroaurantiaca contains the following coding sequences:
- a CDS encoding CoA transferase — MAPLAPALAAQPLDAVELRVSGPPALTGPAVAHLRALGARPLEEGSADGPARFEALGGVSAELAWADLCPAADAADEATVQAVTGITHVHGRRDGEPRGLAVDYAATCASVLTVQGLLAAMIGQARGGSATHVSTGADRAALLTISQYLAAAGADEEEAVPLGPGGPPFTAADGTRFELEALDPGVWAGFWRALGAPADAVRGGWRPFQFRYATACAALPEALHTATRAASWAAIEQAAAAARADVCRLHSLAERAEDPAAGDPWSFRLGCEAGTPRSVMGVGALPLAGLTVLEAGRRIQAPLAAHLLGLLGADVIRIEPPGGDPLRGMPPCCDDISARWLALNRGKRAVRIDIKSPAGRRELRELAADADVFLHNWAPGKAEELGLDAGALSLANPGLVYAYTGGWAGRLPGAPMGTDFMVQARTGVGEAVRPAGEPAAPSPMTLLDVLGGLHGAEAVLAALLLRERTGRGVRTESSLLGAAETLTAPALRQAAGGADPCRPAGFRRPLPTADGWVAAADGSAGQARAHAERLRQLSTTDAVALLREQGLAATAVTTDLRDLPADPRLRGALTRDGHGALAVPMPWRFS; from the coding sequence ATGGCCCCGCTTGCCCCCGCCCTGGCGGCCCAGCCGCTCGACGCCGTCGAGCTGCGCGTCTCCGGGCCGCCCGCACTCACCGGCCCCGCCGTGGCACACCTGCGGGCACTCGGTGCAAGGCCGCTGGAGGAGGGGAGCGCTGACGGCCCGGCCCGGTTCGAGGCACTTGGCGGGGTGAGCGCCGAGCTCGCCTGGGCGGACCTCTGCCCGGCGGCGGACGCCGCGGACGAGGCTACCGTCCAGGCCGTGACCGGGATCACGCACGTCCACGGCCGACGGGACGGCGAACCGCGCGGCCTCGCGGTCGACTACGCCGCGACCTGCGCCTCCGTGCTCACCGTGCAGGGCCTGCTCGCCGCGATGATCGGCCAGGCCCGTGGTGGGAGCGCCACGCACGTCTCCACCGGCGCGGACCGGGCTGCGCTGCTGACGATCTCCCAGTACCTGGCGGCGGCGGGCGCGGACGAGGAGGAGGCGGTTCCGCTCGGCCCGGGCGGCCCGCCGTTCACCGCCGCGGACGGCACCCGCTTCGAGCTGGAGGCACTCGATCCCGGTGTGTGGGCCGGGTTCTGGCGAGCCCTCGGAGCGCCGGCGGACGCGGTCCGGGGAGGCTGGCGCCCCTTCCAGTTCCGCTACGCCACGGCCTGCGCCGCGCTGCCCGAGGCCCTGCACACGGCCACCCGCGCCGCCTCCTGGGCCGCGATCGAGCAGGCCGCGGCCGCCGCCCGCGCCGACGTCTGCCGACTCCACTCCCTCGCTGAGCGGGCCGAAGACCCGGCCGCGGGCGATCCCTGGTCCTTCCGGTTGGGCTGCGAGGCCGGAACTCCCCGTTCTGTTATGGGCGTTGGCGCACTTCCGCTCGCCGGGCTGACGGTGCTGGAGGCGGGGCGGCGGATCCAGGCGCCGCTCGCCGCCCACCTGTTGGGCCTGCTCGGCGCGGACGTGATCCGCATCGAGCCGCCGGGCGGCGATCCGCTGCGCGGCATGCCGCCGTGCTGCGACGACATCTCGGCGCGGTGGCTCGCACTCAACCGGGGCAAGCGTGCCGTCCGGATCGACATCAAGTCCCCCGCCGGCCGGCGCGAGCTCCGCGAACTGGCCGCCGACGCCGACGTGTTCCTCCACAACTGGGCCCCGGGCAAGGCCGAGGAGCTCGGCCTGGACGCCGGCGCTCTCTCACTCGCCAACCCCGGCCTGGTGTACGCCTACACCGGCGGCTGGGCCGGACGGCTGCCCGGCGCCCCGATGGGCACCGACTTCATGGTGCAGGCCCGCACCGGGGTGGGCGAGGCCGTACGTCCGGCGGGTGAGCCGGCCGCGCCTTCGCCGATGACCCTGCTCGACGTGCTCGGCGGCCTCCACGGCGCCGAGGCCGTGCTCGCGGCGCTGCTTCTGCGGGAGCGCACCGGCCGTGGCGTGCGGACGGAGTCCTCGCTGCTCGGCGCCGCCGAGACACTCACCGCCCCCGCTCTGCGGCAGGCGGCCGGAGGTGCGGACCCGTGCCGTCCCGCAGGATTCCGCCGTCCGCTGCCCACCGCCGACGGCTGGGTCGCGGCGGCCGACGGCTCGGCCGGCCAGGCCCGGGCCCACGCCGAACGCCTGCGGCAGCTGAGCACCACGGACGCGGTGGCCCTCCTGCGCGAGCAGGGCCTGGCCGCCACCGCCGTCACCACCGACCTGCGGGACCTGCCCGCCGACCCGCGCCTGCGCGGCGCCCTGACCCGCGACGGCCACGGCGCCCTCGCCGTTCCCATGCCCTGGAGGTTCTCGTGA
- a CDS encoding acyl-CoA dehydrogenase family protein — MNDHKAPFAGSGLPDCPPEVAELRGSVAEFVRERVIPCEPVLDAGGPDAREALARLQGEAKDAGLWALPLPVELGGQGLPLSRYAHLAEAEGAGDHGPSALGSAPILDVRMLARHGSAAVRDRYLKRITAGELRTCYAMTDPDTPGTDPAMTSTRAHSDSSGRWTLHGRKWFTTGAGEADLVTVMARTDGDAPHSEGLSLLLVPTSAPGFRVVRELPILGAGGQWEIELDGVTVPADHLVGERGQALRIAGERLRLGRVLRCLRWLGQAGRAYELMCERARSRTQASGPLADRQLVQQLVFDSLLAIRTTRPLVYEAVARLEAGQDARVETGLAKVAAARMLQQVTDAAIQVHGAAGLGPDTPLPALFRAGRAARLLDGPDELHISAVARQVLRPAR; from the coding sequence ATGAACGACCACAAAGCGCCCTTCGCCGGGAGCGGGCTGCCCGACTGTCCGCCCGAGGTGGCCGAACTGCGCGGCAGCGTGGCCGAGTTCGTCAGGGAGCGGGTGATCCCGTGCGAACCCGTCCTCGACGCCGGCGGCCCCGATGCCCGCGAAGCGCTGGCGCGGCTCCAGGGCGAGGCCAAGGACGCCGGGCTGTGGGCGCTGCCCCTGCCCGTCGAACTGGGAGGCCAGGGCCTGCCGCTGTCCCGGTACGCACACCTCGCCGAGGCCGAGGGGGCCGGCGACCACGGCCCTTCGGCCCTCGGCTCCGCGCCGATCCTGGACGTACGAATGCTCGCCCGCCACGGCTCGGCCGCCGTCCGGGACCGCTACCTCAAGCGGATCACGGCCGGTGAGCTGCGCACCTGCTACGCGATGACCGACCCCGACACGCCCGGCACCGACCCCGCGATGACCTCCACCCGCGCCCACTCCGACTCCAGTGGCCGGTGGACTCTGCACGGCCGCAAGTGGTTCACGACCGGAGCCGGAGAAGCCGACCTGGTCACCGTCATGGCCCGCACCGATGGGGACGCACCGCACTCCGAGGGACTGTCACTCCTGCTGGTGCCCACCTCCGCACCCGGCTTCCGGGTGGTACGCGAGCTTCCGATCCTCGGCGCCGGCGGGCAGTGGGAGATCGAACTCGACGGCGTCACCGTCCCCGCCGACCACCTGGTGGGCGAACGGGGCCAGGCCCTGCGGATCGCCGGCGAGCGGCTGCGGCTCGGCCGGGTGCTGCGCTGCCTGCGCTGGCTCGGCCAGGCGGGCCGCGCCTACGAGTTGATGTGCGAGCGGGCCCGCTCCCGCACCCAGGCATCGGGCCCGCTCGCCGACCGCCAGCTCGTCCAGCAGCTGGTCTTCGACTCCCTGCTCGCGATCCGCACCACGCGGCCGCTTGTGTACGAGGCGGTGGCCCGCCTGGAGGCCGGACAGGACGCGCGGGTGGAGACCGGACTGGCCAAGGTCGCGGCGGCCCGCATGCTCCAGCAGGTCACCGACGCCGCCATCCAGGTCCACGGCGCCGCCGGGCTCGGCCCCGACACCCCGCTGCCCGCGCTGTTCCGCGCCGGGCGCGCGGCCAGGCTGCTGGACGGCCCGGACGAGCTGCACATCTCGGCGGTCGCCCGACAGGTGCTGCGGCCTGCGCGCTGA
- a CDS encoding MFS transporter, translated as MADVASERAAVQMMSGGEASRTGAREVAAGTAAAGTPVAVLLTCAMAFSMMQLFLVGALGPRLVGELGVSRTELGLTTTAGFGVAALLSPVAGRLVDRVGPRRCVVALLSLAAGSLALIGAAPGAAGLLGAVALGGLPQALANPATNKVILAAFPAERRGAVTGWKQSGVQFGAFVAGVPLSLLAAAVGWRGAVWAAAGAAAAAAVWAARALPADGTSAARGGSAGAAASGAVGRLAVFSFLLGCGVASVNTYLALFGTQRLGLSATVAAVPVAVLGLAGIAGRVGWSRAANGDGRAEALPSLLALGAVGAALLLAAAALLHPLVWPAAVAVGVFAVSANAVSMVLVMRRSAPGRAGQDSALVSAGFFAGFAVGPPLFGLAVSAAGYGPGWLLVACEFAGAAAVTASSAVRRARPVTA; from the coding sequence ATGGCAGACGTCGCATCCGAAAGGGCAGCCGTACAGATGATGAGTGGTGGCGAGGCTTCTCGGACAGGAGCGCGCGAGGTTGCGGCCGGGACGGCTGCCGCGGGTACGCCGGTGGCGGTGCTGCTGACCTGCGCGATGGCGTTCTCGATGATGCAGCTGTTCCTCGTCGGAGCGCTCGGGCCCCGGCTGGTGGGGGAGTTGGGCGTCTCCCGTACGGAGCTCGGGCTGACCACCACGGCGGGCTTCGGTGTCGCGGCGCTGCTCTCGCCGGTGGCCGGGAGGCTGGTGGACCGGGTGGGGCCGCGGCGGTGCGTGGTGGCGCTGCTGTCGCTCGCCGCCGGCTCGCTCGCCCTGATCGGCGCCGCTCCGGGTGCCGCCGGGCTGCTGGGTGCGGTCGCGTTGGGCGGTCTGCCGCAGGCGCTGGCCAACCCCGCCACCAACAAGGTGATTCTGGCGGCCTTTCCGGCGGAGCGCCGCGGTGCGGTCACCGGGTGGAAGCAGTCGGGCGTGCAGTTCGGCGCGTTCGTGGCCGGGGTGCCGCTGTCGCTGCTGGCGGCGGCCGTCGGCTGGCGGGGTGCGGTGTGGGCGGCGGCCGGTGCTGCTGCCGCTGCTGCGGTGTGGGCGGCCCGGGCCCTGCCGGCCGACGGCACGTCTGCCGCCCGTGGTGGCAGTGCCGGCGCAGCGGCGAGCGGGGCCGTGGGGAGGCTGGCGGTGTTCTCGTTCCTGCTGGGCTGCGGGGTGGCGTCGGTCAACACCTATCTCGCGCTGTTCGGCACCCAGCGGCTCGGCCTGTCGGCGACGGTGGCGGCGGTTCCGGTGGCCGTCCTCGGTCTGGCAGGCATCGCCGGCCGGGTCGGCTGGTCGCGCGCGGCGAACGGGGACGGCCGGGCCGAGGCGCTGCCCTCCCTGCTCGCGCTCGGTGCCGTCGGCGCAGCGCTGCTGCTGGCCGCCGCTGCCCTGCTGCATCCGCTGGTCTGGCCGGCGGCGGTGGCGGTGGGGGTGTTCGCGGTGTCGGCGAACGCCGTGTCGATGGTCCTGGTGATGCGCCGCTCCGCGCCGGGCCGGGCGGGGCAGGACTCGGCGCTCGTCTCGGCGGGCTTCTTCGCCGGATTCGCTGTCGGCCCGCCGCTGTTCGGGCTCGCGGTGTCGGCGGCCGGGTACGGGCCGGGCTGGCTGCTGGTGGCCTGCGAGTTCGCGGGCGCGGCAGCGGTCACGGCATCGTCGGCGGTACGCCGGGCCCGGCCGGTGACCGCGTGA
- a CDS encoding ArsR/SmtB family transcription factor, with the protein MVTSVDSDVLKVLADPLRMQIIRLLAHEALCTTHLVEETGARQTNLSNHLKILRDAGLVDTEPCGRFTYYSLRPEALEVLAAEFAGLAATAREAAAAHRKRSC; encoded by the coding sequence ATGGTGACGTCAGTCGACAGTGATGTATTGAAGGTCTTGGCCGACCCCCTCCGGATGCAGATCATCCGGCTCCTCGCCCACGAGGCGCTGTGCACGACGCACCTGGTGGAGGAGACCGGGGCCAGACAGACGAACCTGTCCAACCACCTGAAGATCCTTCGGGACGCCGGCCTCGTGGACACCGAGCCGTGCGGACGCTTCACCTACTACTCCCTCCGCCCCGAGGCCCTCGAGGTCCTGGCGGCGGAGTTCGCCGGGCTGGCCGCCACCGCCCGCGAAGCCGCTGCGGCCCACCGCAAGCGGTCCTGCTGA
- a CDS encoding ArsR/SmtB family transcription factor, whose protein sequence is MSNLELRELPVVEPEIVPCCPPVTSAALSEADSVKMAAMFKALADPVRLRLFSRVASHEGGEACVCDIQDVGVSQPTVSHHLKKLREAGLLTSERRGTWVYYRVDPEVLATMAGLLAAGR, encoded by the coding sequence ATGTCGAATCTGGAGCTGCGGGAGTTGCCGGTCGTCGAGCCGGAGATCGTGCCGTGCTGCCCGCCGGTCACCTCGGCGGCGCTGTCCGAGGCGGACTCGGTGAAGATGGCGGCGATGTTCAAGGCGCTGGCCGACCCGGTGCGACTGCGGCTCTTCTCGCGGGTCGCCTCGCACGAGGGTGGGGAGGCGTGCGTGTGCGACATCCAGGACGTCGGGGTCTCGCAGCCCACGGTCAGCCACCACCTGAAGAAGCTCCGCGAGGCCGGACTGCTGACCAGCGAGCGGCGCGGCACCTGGGTGTACTACCGGGTCGACCCCGAGGTGCTCGCCACGATGGCGGGCCTCCTCGCCGCGGGCCGCTGA
- a CDS encoding class I adenylate-forming enzyme family protein — MTPQLHDLVPAALRRAWAADGSYPDLDLYALFRARRMADPHRTAVIDTKGKLCYTQLDRKARSLAAGLRAAGVCAGDVVGVQLPSSRDAVIADLALAALGAIALPFPVGRGSREALSLLGRSGARAVIAATEHRGIEHARELAVMRGELPGLRAVVAAGPGEVPDGCLSLAELLRTDATDFTPDRPAPDSAARILVSSGTEAEPKMVAYSHNALAGGRGNFLASLLPSDTELRCLFLVPLASAFGSSGTAVTLARHGGTLVLLDRFAPADALEAIRRHRPTHVLGVPTMVRMMLDQPAEPLPELTALVLGGSPLDPSTREEAERVFGCPVVNLYGSADGVNCHTGLEAEPTPADGPGIAVGRPDPAVTDIRIATPGGEFGTTPGEIGEIVARGPMTPLCYVGAPELNQRYRTADGWVRTGDLGVFDADGGLCVVGRLKDIVIRGGANISPAEVEGELSSHPDVRDVLCTGVPDPLMGERLAACVVPRAGRTPALEELCAHLDARGLERRKHPERLLLVEALPLTPAGKPDRAALRQLAAEAG, encoded by the coding sequence GTGACACCCCAGCTCCACGACCTCGTCCCGGCCGCCCTGCGACGGGCCTGGGCGGCCGACGGCAGCTACCCGGACCTCGACCTGTACGCGCTGTTCCGGGCACGCCGCATGGCCGACCCGCACCGCACCGCCGTCATCGATACCAAGGGCAAGCTCTGCTACACCCAACTCGACCGCAAGGCACGAAGTCTGGCCGCCGGTCTGCGTGCGGCCGGGGTGTGCGCGGGAGACGTGGTGGGCGTCCAGCTCCCCAGCAGCCGCGACGCGGTGATCGCCGACCTGGCTCTGGCCGCCCTCGGCGCGATAGCCCTGCCCTTCCCGGTCGGGCGCGGCAGCCGGGAGGCGCTCTCGCTGCTCGGCCGCTCCGGAGCCCGCGCGGTGATTGCCGCCACCGAGCACCGAGGCATCGAGCACGCTCGGGAACTGGCCGTTATGCGGGGCGAGTTGCCGGGTCTGCGGGCGGTGGTCGCGGCAGGGCCCGGAGAGGTGCCGGACGGCTGCCTCTCCCTGGCCGAGCTGCTGCGCACGGACGCCACCGACTTCACCCCGGACCGCCCCGCCCCCGACTCCGCCGCCCGGATCCTGGTCTCCTCCGGCACCGAGGCGGAGCCCAAGATGGTGGCGTACTCGCACAACGCACTCGCCGGTGGGCGAGGCAACTTCCTTGCCTCGCTGCTGCCTTCGGACACGGAACTGCGCTGCCTCTTCCTGGTGCCGCTGGCCTCCGCCTTCGGCAGCAGCGGCACCGCCGTCACGCTCGCCCGCCACGGCGGCACGCTCGTCCTGCTCGACCGGTTCGCTCCCGCCGACGCCCTGGAGGCGATCCGCCGCCACCGGCCGACGCACGTCCTGGGCGTGCCGACCATGGTGCGCATGATGCTCGACCAGCCGGCGGAGCCCCTGCCCGAGCTGACGGCCCTGGTCCTCGGAGGCTCGCCGCTCGACCCGTCGACCCGGGAGGAGGCCGAACGCGTCTTCGGCTGCCCGGTGGTGAACCTCTACGGCTCGGCGGACGGCGTCAACTGCCACACCGGGCTCGAGGCCGAGCCGACCCCGGCCGACGGCCCCGGGATCGCCGTCGGCCGGCCCGATCCCGCAGTCACCGACATCCGCATCGCCACGCCGGGCGGCGAGTTCGGCACGACTCCCGGTGAGATCGGCGAGATCGTGGCGCGCGGCCCGATGACGCCGCTCTGCTACGTCGGGGCACCCGAACTGAACCAGCGGTACCGCACCGCCGACGGCTGGGTGCGCACCGGCGACCTCGGGGTGTTCGACGCCGACGGCGGGCTGTGCGTGGTCGGACGCCTCAAGGACATCGTCATCCGGGGCGGCGCGAACATCAGCCCCGCCGAGGTCGAGGGCGAGCTGTCGTCGCACCCGGACGTCCGGGACGTGCTGTGCACCGGCGTTCCCGACCCGCTGATGGGCGAGCGGCTCGCCGCCTGCGTGGTGCCGAGGGCCGGCCGCACACCCGCTCTCGAAGAGCTGTGCGCGCATCTGGATGCGCGTGGCCTCGAACGGCGCAAGCACCCCGAGCGGCTGCTGCTGGTGGAGGCACTGCCGCTGACCCCGGCGGGCAAGCCGGACCGGGCGGCCCTGCGGCAGCTGGCCGCCGAAGCCGGATGA
- a CDS encoding GNAT family N-acetyltransferase yields MTRMAAGHAEQVLAIYRAGIDEGNATFETAVPTWEAFDAARPAEHRFVAFDRDERVLGWVAASRVSDRCAYAGVVEHSVYVHPDARGRGVARALLEALIDSTQAAGIWTIQSGIFPENTASLALHRRAGFRVVGTRERIGRHHGVWRDVVLVERRSPIVS; encoded by the coding sequence ATGACGCGGATGGCGGCCGGCCACGCCGAGCAGGTACTGGCGATCTACCGGGCCGGGATCGACGAGGGCAACGCCACGTTCGAAACGGCCGTGCCGACGTGGGAGGCGTTCGACGCCGCCAGGCCGGCCGAGCACAGGTTTGTCGCCTTCGACCGGGACGAGCGGGTGCTGGGCTGGGTGGCCGCGAGCAGGGTCTCCGACCGGTGCGCGTACGCCGGCGTGGTCGAGCACTCCGTCTACGTCCACCCCGACGCCCGCGGACGCGGTGTCGCCCGCGCTCTGCTGGAGGCCCTGATCGACTCCACGCAGGCCGCCGGCATCTGGACGATCCAGTCCGGGATCTTCCCGGAGAACACCGCCAGCCTCGCCCTGCACCGGCGGGCGGGCTTCCGCGTCGTCGGTACCCGCGAACGTATCGGCCGCCACCACGGCGTCTGGCGCGACGTCGTACTGGTCGAACGCCGCAGCCCGATCGTCAGCTGA
- a CDS encoding arsenate reductase ArsC, giving the protein MSAPAASVLFVCIHNAGRSQMAAGFLRHLAGDRVEVRSAGSVPGDQVNPSAVAAMAELGIDISDQQPKILTTEAVQASDYVITMGCGDACPYFPGKTYLDWKLDDPAGQGVEAVRPIRDEIKGLIEGLIAEIDAEQQPES; this is encoded by the coding sequence ATGTCCGCTCCCGCCGCCTCCGTCCTCTTCGTCTGCATCCACAACGCCGGCCGCTCCCAGATGGCCGCAGGCTTCCTGCGCCACCTCGCCGGGGACCGCGTCGAGGTCCGCTCCGCCGGCTCCGTCCCGGGCGATCAGGTCAACCCCTCCGCCGTCGCCGCGATGGCCGAGCTGGGCATCGACATCTCGGACCAGCAGCCGAAGATCCTCACCACCGAGGCCGTTCAGGCGTCCGACTACGTCATCACCATGGGCTGCGGCGATGCCTGCCCGTACTTCCCCGGCAAGACGTACCTGGACTGGAAGCTGGACGACCCGGCGGGCCAGGGCGTCGAGGCCGTCCGGCCGATCCGGGACGAGATCAAGGGTCTGATCGAGGGTCTGATCGCCGAAATCGACGCCGAGCAGCAGCCGGAGAGCTGA
- a CDS encoding aquaporin has product MARPAATAADPLAIEPPAVPLLNRVAAELVGTAALVAVVVGSGIQATELSQDVGLQLLANSLGTVFGLGVLILLLGPVSGAHFNPVVTLAEWWTGRKDPKGLGPREVAAYIPAQIAGAIGGAMLADAMFGEALVKWSTHDRSAGHLLLGEVVATAGLVLLIFGLAKTDQLRFAPVAVASYIGAAYWFTSSTSFANPAVSIGRTFTDTFAGIAPGSLPGFIGMQLIGGIVGLALVALIFNHRRRTET; this is encoded by the coding sequence ATGGCGAGACCTGCCGCCACCGCGGCCGATCCGCTGGCTATCGAGCCTCCCGCCGTCCCCCTGCTGAACCGGGTGGCTGCCGAGCTGGTCGGCACCGCCGCACTCGTCGCGGTAGTCGTCGGATCCGGCATCCAGGCCACCGAGCTCAGCCAGGACGTCGGCCTGCAGCTGCTCGCCAACTCCCTGGGCACCGTCTTCGGCCTGGGCGTCCTCATCCTGCTGCTCGGCCCGGTATCCGGCGCGCACTTCAACCCGGTCGTCACCCTCGCCGAGTGGTGGACCGGCCGAAAGGACCCCAAGGGCCTCGGCCCGCGGGAGGTCGCCGCGTACATCCCGGCGCAGATCGCGGGTGCGATCGGCGGCGCGATGCTGGCGGACGCGATGTTCGGCGAGGCGCTGGTGAAGTGGTCGACGCACGACCGCTCGGCCGGACACCTGCTGCTCGGCGAGGTGGTCGCCACCGCGGGCCTGGTACTGCTGATCTTCGGCCTGGCGAAGACCGACCAGCTGCGCTTCGCCCCGGTCGCGGTCGCCTCCTACATCGGCGCCGCGTACTGGTTCACCTCCTCCACCTCCTTCGCCAACCCGGCCGTCTCCATCGGCCGCACGTTCACCGACACCTTCGCCGGCATCGCCCCCGGCTCGCTGCCCGGCTTCATCGGCATGCAGCTCATCGGTGGAATCGTCGGCCTCGCCCTGGTCGCGCTCATCTTCAACCACCGCCGCCGGACGGAGACATAA
- a CDS encoding ATP-grasp domain-containing protein, translating into MDVRIWFNRIWPARVHLIPMLRENPDHARVRVYGTHPDRAAPALTACDEVELEPVEDEAFFDFAIDFCRRHGIDVVMPSSRLVAFADHAEAFAAIGTKVMCAPADTLRTVTDKSRMYAAVERTRVPLAPWRVVSDADGLRKAVEEFAETGSALCVKPAGEYSAYGFRRLDDSPLEVSDFERLPQPTASVAAVADALQRALDRGDPVPELIVMPYLDSPEISVDCLSEATGTLVSAIARAKAGRVRTLLDDPEVTEFARQITGHFRLAYLSNVQFRHWQGRPVLLEVNARPAAGIYQTRMTGVNLAWAAVRMLLYGDPGDLPKPSLGGRLAVVEHAIALSEPVQAQVGHDRGDCP; encoded by the coding sequence GTGGACGTGCGCATCTGGTTCAACAGGATCTGGCCCGCGCGAGTGCACCTGATCCCGATGCTGCGGGAGAACCCGGACCACGCCCGTGTCCGTGTCTACGGCACCCATCCCGACCGGGCGGCGCCGGCGCTCACGGCCTGCGACGAGGTCGAGCTCGAGCCGGTCGAGGACGAGGCCTTCTTCGATTTCGCGATCGACTTCTGCCGACGGCACGGCATCGACGTGGTCATGCCGTCCTCGCGCCTGGTGGCGTTCGCCGACCACGCGGAGGCGTTCGCGGCGATCGGAACGAAGGTCATGTGCGCACCCGCCGACACGCTCCGCACGGTGACCGACAAGAGCCGTATGTACGCGGCGGTCGAGCGCACTCGAGTGCCGCTCGCCCCGTGGCGGGTGGTCTCCGATGCCGACGGTCTTCGCAAGGCGGTCGAGGAGTTTGCGGAGACGGGCAGCGCTCTGTGCGTCAAACCCGCGGGCGAGTACTCCGCCTACGGCTTCCGACGCCTGGACGACTCCCCGCTGGAGGTCTCGGACTTCGAGCGCCTGCCGCAGCCGACGGCGTCGGTCGCCGCGGTCGCCGACGCGCTTCAGCGTGCCCTGGACAGGGGCGATCCCGTTCCCGAACTGATCGTGATGCCGTACCTGGATTCGCCGGAGATCAGTGTCGACTGCCTGTCCGAGGCGACGGGCACCCTGGTGAGCGCGATTGCCAGGGCGAAGGCCGGGAGAGTCCGGACGCTGCTGGACGACCCCGAGGTGACGGAGTTCGCGCGGCAGATCACCGGCCACTTCCGGCTCGCGTACCTGTCCAACGTCCAGTTTCGGCACTGGCAGGGGCGACCGGTGCTCCTGGAGGTCAACGCCAGGCCGGCGGCGGGCATCTATCAGACGCGCATGACCGGGGTGAATCTGGCGTGGGCCGCCGTGCGGATGCTGCTGTACGGAGACCCCGGCGACCTGCCGAAGCCGAGCCTCGGGGGCCGGCTCGCGGTGGTCGAGCACGCGATCGCGCTCTCCGAACCAGTACAAGCTCAGGTCGGCCACGACCGAGGGGACTGCCCCTGA
- a CDS encoding sugar ABC transporter permease, which translates to MTRATWAEHALAAVLERVGTTAEEVGPRFPLYADPDTGRWTTTARGSWTGGFWAGLLWLRALASGDRTDRTAARECTRRLSDWVDQDTATRGMILWYGTALADEAADELRERAAHACLAAFDPGLGVVPWGSAFGGPRLLARADGVPGLVPLLARAGDAGVAAACSHLTRHLELCLGEEPPRPAWAAVPGGGWKGCDEPTPGWSRTAAWLLLGVADGMAVPEIGRSGELREAAGRLTRLRLVEPAAPVPPAGEPGGPLDTSAAAIEAVAALKLAALAGETDGLSARAELVLHRLCTRHLSASGGPRPAGMLLDGCYDAERDLAVRHELVWGDFFLAVGLAMLTGLVGPFAA; encoded by the coding sequence GTGACCCGCGCGACGTGGGCCGAGCATGCCCTGGCTGCCGTGCTGGAACGGGTCGGGACCACCGCCGAGGAGGTCGGGCCGCGCTTCCCCCTGTACGCGGACCCGGACACCGGGCGGTGGACGACGACCGCGCGTGGGTCGTGGACCGGCGGGTTCTGGGCGGGGCTGCTGTGGCTGCGCGCCTTGGCGTCGGGCGACCGCACCGACCGTACCGCCGCCCGGGAGTGCACCCGCCGCCTGTCCGACTGGGTCGACCAGGACACCGCCACCCGGGGAATGATCCTCTGGTACGGCACCGCGCTCGCCGACGAAGCGGCGGACGAGCTGCGCGAGCGGGCCGCACATGCCTGCCTGGCCGCGTTCGATCCCGGGCTGGGTGTGGTGCCGTGGGGGAGTGCGTTCGGCGGGCCACGGCTGCTGGCCCGGGCCGACGGCGTACCGGGCCTGGTGCCGCTGCTCGCGCGGGCGGGGGACGCAGGTGTGGCGGCGGCCTGCTCGCACCTGACGCGGCATCTGGAGCTGTGCCTCGGCGAGGAGCCGCCCCGCCCGGCCTGGGCGGCCGTGCCCGGTGGCGGGTGGAAGGGCTGCGACGAGCCGACGCCGGGATGGAGCCGGACGGCGGCCTGGCTGCTGCTCGGCGTGGCGGACGGGATGGCCGTCCCGGAGATCGGCCGGTCCGGCGAACTCCGCGAGGCGGCGGGGAGGTTGACCCGTCTGCGGCTTGTCGAGCCCGCTGCGCCGGTGCCGCCGGCCGGTGAGCCGGGCGGGCCGCTCGACACCTCGGCGGCCGCGATCGAGGCGGTGGCCGCGTTGAAGCTGGCGGCTCTCGCGGGTGAGACGGATGGGCTCTCGGCGCGGGCGGAGCTGGTGCTGCACCGGCTCTGCACCCGCCACCTGTCGGCGTCGGGCGGTCCGCGACCGGCCGGGATGCTGTTGGACGGCTGCTACGACGCAGAACGTGATCTGGCGGTCCGCCATGAACTGGTGTGGGGCGACTTCTTCCTGGCCGTCGGACTGGCGATGCTCACGGGCCTGGTCGGACCCTTCGCGGCCTGA